CGATCTCATCTCCGGCGCGAATCGTGCCACTGGAACTGCGCTTTCCACAGACCAGTTCAAGCCCGCGCACCAGACTGCTTTTTCCGGCCCCGCTCTCCCCCGTCACCGCCGTCAATCCGGCGCCGAAGCGCAGCGAAACCTGCCCGATGCCGCCCACGGAAACGAGTTTCAGCTCTTCAAGCACGGCGGGCGCTCCTTTCGGAAACTGGATTCCAGCCCCACAGGAGCTTTTCGTGGAGCAGATCGTAATAGTCGAACTGAGGCAGCGAGATGGTGTTGACGCCGTGATCCCTGGAGAGCCGCACATCGAGACGATCGCGGCTGGAAAAAGGGTAAACGTCGGCGCCGTCCACCGTCAAAAACAGCTCGGAATTTTCCGTCGGGCGCAGCGTCAGGCAGTCGTCCGGCCCCAGCAGCGTGGGGCGCGCATATAACGTGTGCGCGCAAATGGGGACCAGCAGCATGCAGTCCAGCGACGGCGGCACGATCGGCCCGCCCGCGGAAAGCGCATAAGCCGTAGATCCCGTCGGCGTCGAAATGATCACGCCGTCGGCGCGGTATTCGCATATCGGCTTCCCCTGCACCTGCACGTCGAGAGAGACCAGCCGCGCCTGGATCCCCTTGCTGAGCACGAGATCGTTGAGAGCGAAAACGCGCCGTTCTTTCTCCTCCGTCGCCAATACGCCTTCGAGACAACGCCGCCGTTCGATCTTAAAATCGCCCTTTTCGATCTGCTCGATCTGTTCGCGCACGCGCCGCGGATCGCCGACCGCCAGGAAGCCCAGGTGTCCCACGGAGACGCCGAACAGGTTGATGCCGCTGTGCTGCACCAGATGGGCGGCCTGCAGAAAAGTGCCGTCGCCGCCGATCACCAGCGCCGTCTCCACCTCCGCCAGCCAACGGTCGAGAGGGATCCCGCTCTGACGGAGCGCGGCCGCCTCATCGGCAAAGAGCAAAAAGGGATTGTCCCTCTTTCTTCCCCACGCGCACAGCTCCTCAGCCAGCTGGACCGCTTCGGGCTTCGACAAATTAACAATCAGGCCGAATTTCATCGACTGTCCTCCATCGGAAATACACCAGGGATTCCGTTTCACAAAAAGAATTCAATGCGATTATAGCAGATTTCACGAAGCCGACAATTCAAAGGCGGCGATTTCCGCAACAAAACAACAAAAAGGCGCCGAAGGAAACAAGACGCAGTTTCCTCCGACGCCTTAAAAGTTCAGCTCATTCGGCGAGGGCTTCGTGGCTCATGCGCACCAGCTCATGAAAATCCACTGCCACCGAGGCGACGTTTTTTTTCAAATGAAACAGGAATTCGATGTTGCCTTTGGGGCCCTTGATCGCCGACCAGGCCGCCCCCGCGAGTCCCCACGGCGTCTCGCCGCCGATGAACGCCGACAGATCTTCCAGCACGCCGCAATGAACGTCCGCGGAACGGACCACGCCGCCCTCGCCGACTTCCTCGCGGCGGACTTCGAACTGCGGCTTGACCAGCACCACGGCTTCGGCGTCCGCCGACGTCGACGCCGCCAGCGGATTCAACAGCAGGCGCAGCGATATGAACGAGGCGTCGCTGCAGGCAAAATCCGGCGGCGGCGAAAACATCTCCCCCGTCAGGGAACGGGCGTTCCGGCGCTCCATCACCACCACCCGCGGATCGGTGCGCAGGCTCCAGTCCAGCAGTCCGTAGCCGACGTCGACGGCGTAGACTTTCGCCGCGCCATGTTTGAGCATCACCTGAGTGAAACCGCCGGTCGAAGCGCCGACGTCGAGGCACACGCGGCCGTCCAGCTTCAGATGGAAACGCTCGATCGCCGTCAGCAGTTTGTGGGCGCCGCGGCTGACCCAGCCGCCGGAACCGCTTTTCAGGCGCACGACGGCGGCGTCCTTCACCGGCTGTCCGGCGCTGGACGCCGGTTGACCGTCGATCAGGACCTCCCCGGCCATGATCAGCGCGCCGGCCGCCCGAACGGAATCGGCCAGCCCTTCGTCGACCAGGCGCAGGTCAAGTCGTTTTTTAACGCATCTGGCGCTCATAGAACTCCACGATCCTTTCGGGCGTCAGGCCAAGACGCTTGCGTTGCTGCTCCGGCGTGCCCGGCGCGACGAAGGCCGCCGGCAGCGCCGCCGCCCGCACGGCACACTGCAGACCGCGCTCTGCGCAGAACAAAGACAGGTGCTCGCCCAGCCCGCCGCGCTCATACGCTTCTTCGGCCGTGACGAGGAGTTTTTTTCCGTCCAGCCGCGCCAGCGCCTCTTCCGGCAGCGGAGAAACGCGGTTCAGATAAAGCAGGTCGGGCGCTTCGCCGCCGCGTTCGTCAACCAGTTCGGCCGCCCGGCGAGCGATCTGGCAGGCCGATCCGGCCGCAGCGACGCACCATGAGCTGTTTCGATTCACGAAGGCGAAATCTGCCGTCTCGAAAGCGTCGGCCGGCGTCAGCCGTTCCACGGCGCTGCCGCGCGGATAGCGGATCAGCGACGGGCCTTCGCAGCGCGCCGCGCTCTCGAAGGCGGCCTTCAGCGAACGGCCGTCGTAAGGCGCCCAGACTTTCAGATTGGGGATGGCGCTGGCCCAGTTCATGTCGAACAGTCCCTGATGCGTCTCGCCGTCCTCGCCCACCAGTCCGGCGCGGTCCACGGCCAGGATCACCGGCAGACGCTGCAGACAGATGTCGTGCACCAGCTGGTCCATCGCCCGCTGCAAAAACGTCGAATAGATGCAGGCGATCGGCCTGAGGCCGCCGGCCGCCTGTCCCGCGGCGAACGTGAGCATATGTTCTTCGGCGATGCCCACGTCGAAAAAACGCCGCGGGAAAACGGCGCGGAGACGATTCAGCGCGCATCCTTCCGTCATGGCCGGGGTCAGGATCGTGACGCGGGGGTCTTTTTCCGCCAGATCTTCGATGCACGCAGCCGCCGCCCTGCTCCAGCTCGCCGAACTCGCGGGAGCTTTCCGCGCGGCGGCGACGCCGTGATAGGCGACGGGATTTTCTTCGGCCGGCGCGTACCCTTTGCCTTTTTCCGTGAGCACGTGGATCAGCAGGGGACCGTCGTAATTTTTCGCCAAAGCGAAGACGCGCTCGAGTTCCTGTTCGTCGTGTCCGTCAAACGGGCCCCAGTACGTCAGCCCCATGTCGCTGAAAAGGTTGCCGCGGCTCAGCGCTTTTTTGACGGCGTTCTTCATCCGCTCCAAACGCCGGTAGACCCGGTCGGTGCGGAACGCCTTTCGGCAAAAGCTCTTCACGACGTTTTTCGTGCCCTTGTACAGCGCGGAAGTGGACAGCCTCGCCAGATGCAGCGCCATGCCGCCCACGCGCGGGCTGATCGACATGGCGTTGTCGTTGAGGATGAAGATCACGGGATTGTCGAGGGAACCGGCGTGATTCAACGCTTCGAAGGACTCGCCGTTGATCAGCGCGCCGTCGCCGACGACGGCGACGACGTGATGCTTTTCGCCGCGCAGGTCGCGCGCGACCGCGTATCCCAGGGCCGCCGAGAGCGAGGTGCTGCTGTGTCCGACGCCGAAGTGGTCGTACGGGCTTTCGCTCATTTTCGGAAAGCCGCTGATGCCGCCCTCCGTCCGCAACGTCTCGAAACGGGCGTTGCGCCCCGTCAGGATCTTCCACGCATAGGCCTGGTGCCCCACGTCGAACACGACGCGGTCGCGCCGCGGATCGAAGACCCGCAGCAGCGCCACGATCAGTTCCACGGCTCCCAGAGAAGAAGCCAGATGGCCGCCGTTTTTCAGCGTGACGTCGACGATGCGGGAACGAACTTCGCCGATCAGTCCGGGAAGCTCCTTCTCGGGGAGCTTTTTTACGTCTTCCGGTCCCTTGATGTCGTCCAGCAGCGCCATGTCAATTCGACCTGTGCTCCAGATAGGCGGCCAGACTCCGCAGGAACGCGCCCTTTTCCCCGAACGGCTCCAGCTGCCTTTCGGCGTCCAGCGTCCTCTCATGAAGCAGCGCGCGGGCACCGTCGAGACCGTAGGCGCGCACGAACGTGCGTTTGCCCTGCGCTTCGTCTTTGCCGAGCGTCTTTCCCATCGCAGCCTGCGAACCGGTGCAGTCGAGGAGGTCGTCGGCGATCTGAAACGCCAGCCCGACGTTCTCTCCATACTTCATGAGCCGCTGCAAAAGCGCGCCGTCCGCCCCCGCCAAGATGGCGCCTGCGCACAACGAGGCGCGGATCAGCACCATCGTCTTCATCGAAGCGATGTCCATGACAAAACTCTGGTCGTTTGTCTGGCTGGCGCGATCCGTGTCGAGCACCTGGCCGCCGCAGATCCCTTCCGGGCCGAGCGCCTGCGCGAAAAGAGCGAGAGCCCGGACGCAGCGCTGCGGTTCGGCGCCGTTTTTCGACAGACCGTCGAGCGCGGTCTCGAACGCGTCAAGAAACAGCGCGTCACCGGCCAGCAGCGCCAGGGATTCGCCGTAAACGACATGGTTCGTCGGCTTGCCGCGGCGCAGCGTGTCGTTGTCCATGCAGGGCAGGTCGTCGTGAATCAAGGACGCGGTGTGCGCCATCTCGAACGCCGTCGCCATCGGCACAACGCTTTCGGCTTTTCCTCCCATGATCTCCGCTCCGGCCATGCACAAAACCGGGCGCAGGCGCTTGCCGCCCGCCAACAGAGAATAATTCATGGCCTCGCGCAGCCGCGCCGGAATGCGACGACGCTCCTCTTCGCAAAAAGTCCGCAGCGACCTTTCGAAAAAAGCCGAGCGGCGGCTCAGTTCTTCTTTAAAGTCCATTTTCGTCTTCTTCCTGCCGGTCAAAGTCGCTCAACGTCCCGTCGTCCTCCAGCTTCTTGACCTTCCCCTCCGCTTCGGCAAGGAACCGGCGGCACTCGGCCACGAGCTTCTGCCCTTCTTCATAGAGCGCCAGCGTTTGCTCAAGCGGCATCGCCGTACGCTCCATGTTTTTCAAGATTTCTTCAAGGCGTCCGATTTTTGCTGAATAGTCCATCTTCACGACTCCAATCAAAGCTCCCCGCAGAGAGAGAGAATGTTCTTCTTAAAAAAATATCCAGACCTCTGAAACCATTTGCCTTAATGGCCGTACCTGTGTTAAAATTCACTGGTTGTTACTGAACACTACACAAAGGAGGCTGCTTTAAATGTCCCAGGTATGTGACTGCTGTGGTCGCGGTCCTGCGACGGGAAATCAGCTGAGCCACTCTCATCGCAGAACTCGCAGACGCTGGCTGCTCAACCTTTTCTCCGTCCGCGTGGACCTTGGCGGCGGCGAAGCGAAGAGAATGCGCATCTGCTCCCGTTGCCTTCGTTCCGGAAAAGTCAAGAGAGCGCTCTAATCAAAACGGACAAGCCGCCGTTCCTTGTGCTGCCAATGATTTCAGCCGGAACTTTTCCGGTAGAACGGACACGCCGAGAGGCCCGAAAGGGGCCTCTTTTTTTATCCCCGGCTCCTGCCATGGCGGTGAAAAAGTCTGCGCCCGATGGGCGCAAACTTTTTCACCGTCATTTTTTTCTATTCGCCGCGGAGCTGCTCGAGAATCTCCAAAGCTTCCGCCTCGTCCACCAAGATTTCCCGGGGCTTGCCGCCATGCTGCGGTCCGACGATGCCCATGGACTCCATCGTATCGACCATGCGGGCGGCGCGGGTAAAACCGACGCGCATCTGGCGCTGCAGACCGCTCGACGAAGCCACGCCGGTGCTGAGCACGATCTTGATGGCTTCCTCAAGGCGGCTGTCTTCAAGAAAGTCGGAAGAAGTCCCGCCCTTTTCGTCACTTGCCTCTTCCAGATCGACGTATTCGGGATCGCCGAAAGTGTTGCGCAGATATTCGACCACCCTGATGTTCGTCTGTTCGTCCAGGAACGGCGACTGGATCCGCAGCGGATGCGGCGTCTTGGTGCTGACAAAGAGCATGTCGCCCTTGCCCAGCAGATTCTGCGCGCCGGACTTGTCCAGAATGGTTTTCGAGTCGACCGCCGACGGCAGCGCGAAAGACACTCGCGCCGGGATGTTCGCCTTGATAGTTCCGGTCAGCACGTTGACGGAGGGGCGCTGCGTCGCCAGCATCAGATGGATTCCGGAGGCGCGCGCTTTCTGCGCCAGACTCATGATGCAGTCTTCCACTTCTTTCTGAGCCGTCATCATCAGATCGGCCAGCTCGTCCACGATAATCACGATATGAGGCAGACGATCCTTGGGAAGAACTTTACTGTTGTACGAAAAGATATCCTTGACCTTTGCCTGATAGCAGACGTCGTAGCGCCGCTCCATCTCGCGCACGGCCCAGGCCAGAGCGTGCACGGCCCCCGTCGCCGAGACGATGGGTTTGGCGAGAATATGCGGCAGCGACTCGTAGATGCCCATCTCGACCCGCTTCGGATCGACCATGATGAAGCGCAGCTCCGCGGGCGTGTTGTGATAGCACAGAGAGACGATGCAGTTATTGACGAAAATGCTCTTGCCCGACCCCGTCGTTCCGGCGATCAGCAGATGCGGCAGGTCTTCCAAACCGGAGATGAGGATGCGCCCGTCCACCGTCTGCCCCAGCGGCAGCGGCAGCTTGAGTTTCGTTTTCTGGAAAACTTCGCTTTCCAGAATCTGGCGCAGCGGCACGGAACGGCGATTGACGTTCGGCAGTTCGATGCCCACATACGAGGTGCCGATGATCGGCGCTTCCACTCGGATCGAGGAGACGCCCAGCGCCACGGCAATGTCGTTGCCGAGAGCCATCACCTTGCTGACCTTGATGCCCGGAGCCAATTGGATCTGATACTGCACGACCGTCGGGCCGATGATCGTGCGCTTCAGTTCCGCGGAAACGCCGAAATCGGCAAGAGACAAGATCACTTTCTGTCCGTTTTCCTGCGCCTGCTGATCGTCGATGACCTCTTTGATGTCCCGATGCGGTCCGAGCAGATCGAGCGGCGGCGGGAAACTTCCCGCGGGAATCGGGCGTCCCGCGCAGAACTGAACGTTCTCCGTCCCGACCAGATCTCCCGACGGTTCCACTTCCACGGAAGGCTTTTTGCTGATCGGCACGGAACCGGCCGCTGCAAAGGCGCTTTCCGCTTCGCCAGCGCTTCCGGATTCCCCGGAAGTGACGGCGGCGGACGCTCTTTCGCCATTCGTATCGGAAAGTTCATCTTCCCGCGCCTCCGCCGCTTCATGGCCATAGCGGTCGGACTGGGGCGCGTTGGCAAAATAATCGCCGTAATCTTCGCTTTCGGCGTTCTCTCCCTGCTCGTCGGCGTATTGCTCGGCATACTCGTCGATGATCTCGCCGTTTTCGCGTTCCTTCCTGCCGTGACCGAACAGCGCCTTCACGGCAGCGCCCAGCGAGCCCCAGAAGCCTGTTTTTCCGGCGCCGCCGCTTTGGGGCGGGCTTTCCGTTTCAGAAACGGCGGCCTCGGCAGCCTCGGCTTCTTCGCTGGGCAACGCCTCTTCGGGGATACTTTCTTCCGGTCGCGCCGTTTCGGCCTCACCCTGCACCGCCGGCGCGGCTTCCCCCTCGGCCTGCGCAGAAGCGGGGGCCTGGGACGCTTTTTCGCGGCGCCAGCGCGGCATGTGAACGAACGACAAACGCTCGCGGAGCCAGGCAACACGAGCAGCGTTGAGATGTCCATAATTGAATGCCGCCAGTCCGACAAGACACAGCCCCGTCAGCATTGTCCCGATCACGCCGATAAAACGGGGCAGCACCTGAGAAGAGACGTTCCCCAGAATACCGGGACTGAGAAGTCCGATATTTTCGCCCGCTCCGATGCGCCGAAGCATTCCCAGGAACAGAGTGACGGCGCCGTAAAGACAAAACGTCCCCATCCACTGGCTGAAGACGGAATGAACCTGACGGTACAGCAAAGAACAAAAAAGGCCGTAGAAAAAATGCAACAGCAGCAGCACAAGACCGCCGCCCGCCAGCCGCAGCAGGCAGCTCGCCATGTCCTTACCCAGCACGCCGGCGCCTTTGGTGAACAACGAGGCCGTGACATACAGCAGGATCGCCGCCAGAAAAATCTGACACAGACGGAACAGCGCGCCGAATTCAAAACCGCGCTTGGCCATCCTGCCACGTGCAGACTGAGTTTTTGTGGCGCGCCGACGCGATTTAAAGCGATTTTTCGAACTCATCTATCAGCGGCCGTCCCTCCGACGACAAGCCCATCGATCAGCAACGATGGCTGTCCGTCTGTGACAGGGAGGCTTTGTCCCTCCTTTTCGCACATTCCCGGCTCCATGTGGAGCCTTTTGCCGACGGCGCGGATCCCCATCAGCGCGTCGATGCCGCGGCCGATCAGCGAAGCGCCCTTGACCGGGCGCGTTATTTTCCCGTCTTCGATCAGAGAGCCCTGCGTGACGTCGAAAACGAATTCCCCCGTCGTCGTGTTGACTTCGCCGCCGCCCATGCGGCAGACGAAGATCCCACGGGGAACGCTCTGGATCATCTCGCCCTGCTCGCGGGTCCCTTCGGCCACAAAGGTGTTGCTCATACGCGGCATCGGCAGGCCGGCATAGGACGAGCGCCGCCCGTTGCCGGTCAGGGGCAGGCCATACAAGCGCGCACATCGTTTGTCCGTCAGGTAGTTTTTCAGAATTCCCCGCTCGATAAGGACCGTCCGCCGGGAGGGCGTCCCTTCGTCGTCGCAGGCAAAAGAACCGTAGAGTCCGGGGATCGACGCGTCGTCAACGACCGTCACGTCCTCCGCCGCGACCTGTCTGCCGATTTTTCCCGCAAAGGACGACTGTTCCTCGAACGCGAGATCGGCTTCCATTCCATGCCCGCAGGCCTCATGGACAATGGTGCCGCCGGCTTCGTCGGATAAAAGCACCGGCATGGCGCCCGTCGGACACTCCACCGCTTCAAGGTTGAGCAAAGCCTCCCGAAGAGCTCTGCGAGCCACGTTGTTCGCGGAAAGCTCTCGAAAGAACTCACGGGCGTCTCCGGACAGGGAAAAAGCGTCATAGCCGCTTTCCAGACGTCCATTGCGTTCCACGATCACCTCGGCGGCAAAAGAACAATGTTCCACTTCCCCGGCACGGCTTCCTTCCGGTGAAACGACGACGTACCGGCGCGCGTTTGCGGAACAGGACAGCGTGATCTGCCTGATCCAGCCGCACTCTGCCCGCAGGCACCGGTCAGTTTCACCGAAAAAATCCACGTTCTCCGGAAAGAACGCCTGCACGCGGTCAATCGGAAAATTCATTGCGGGAACTTTCCCGCTTTTGACCGAAGCGATGCGGGCCGCCTCTGCAAGAGCCCGCGCCGCGCCGCCGCGTTCGACGCCGGAAACCACGGCAAAAGCCGAACTCCTGCCTTTCAGCAAACGGGCGGAACAGCCAGCGGACGAAGAGCTGGAAACCTCTTCGACTTTTCCGTCACTGTAGGACAAACTGCGCGACGCGGAGCGCTGAAAGTACAGATCGCCCCCATCAATACCGGGCAGAGCGCTCAAAAACTGCCTGCAGTCCTCCAAAGCGGCCATTAATATTTTTTCTTCCCCTGCAGCCGCCGCGCCGGCGAGGGAATGAGCCAGGGACGCCGGACTCCCTTCACGAACGCGGGGGCGCGCAGCTTCGCCGTACAAGCGCCGCTGTACAGCGCGACCCAGCCGATGCCGGGGACGACCAGATCTTCTTCGGGGCGGATCCGGAACTCTTCTTCACGCCAGCTCTGCGTCCGCAGTTTCGCCGCGCACTTGCGGCACGGCGGCACCAGCAATTCGCCGACATGATCCTTCATCAGGCCGTCGATGCGTTCTTCGCGGGTGCGATGGATCGTGACGCTGTCAGGAGCGAAAATCCCCAAGCGGACCCAGCCGCGCTCGCCCGCATCCGCAACTGTAAGCTGCGCCAAGCCGCCCCAAAAAACGGTTTGACCGGTTTTCAGCACCTCGATGCTGCTCTGAAAAACTTTTTTCGGCGAAAGAGCGGCAAGGCAATCAGGACAGAGCACGGGAACGAAGGGATCCTCCCCCTTCAAGCCGGGAGCGTCCACCAGAACGGGACCGTTCGCCATCCGGTATTCCGTCAGTCCCACGGTCGTGCCGGGCAGACGGGACACCGTCGGCACTTCATTCTTCAAAAGCGCGCCGAGGAGCGTGCTCTTGCCGACATTGGCGGCGCCGGCAAAAAGGAGCCGGTCGTCGGCGTCGAACGTCTCCTCGATGTGCCGTCGCAGTTCGGCCATATCGCCGCGGTTCTGCGCCGAGACCAGGAGAATCTGTTCCTGACGGACGCCCGTGCGTTCCGACAGCCACTGCAGCACGTCTTTGCGGGTCGTCCACGGTTCGAGCAGGTCGATTTTGTTGGCGATAACAAAGACAGGCTTTTTCATGCTTTCCGCCCAGTCGAGATCGGGCAGGGAAATCTCCGGACGACTCACGTCAAGGACAAGAAACAGGGCGGCGGCGCCCAGCGCGCGGGCCCTGATATCCTTTTGGATCCCCGGGTCAGCGAGCAGCGCCTTGCGATAAACGCCGTAATGCTTCATTTGAAAGCAGCGTTTGCAAAGCACGCCTTCGTCGGGATTCTTGCCCGGCACAAGATAGCCGGGGAGATTCTCGTCAACGCTCTGAAAAACGGCTCCGCAGCCGGGACAACGTTTCTTTTCTTCCATCGGAAGCGTCTCCTTCTTCTGTTCCCACGAATTTATTTGCTTTTGCGATAGAGCAACACGTTCTTCTGGTGTTCGGCTTCTGTTTTGGCAAAACGATGGCTTCCGTCGCCGCGGGCCACATAGTAGAGAAAATCGTTCTTCTCAGGTGCCAACGCGCTTTCCCAGGCTTGGGGCGAAGGAACGCAGACAGGAAGCGGCGGGAGCCCCGCGCTCTTATAGGTATTGTACGGCGAATCCACTTCGAGATGCTTGAACAGCACGCGCTTCAGCGTTTCGCCTTTCTGAAGATACCACGCGTAGACGACGCTGGCATCGATCTGCAGCAGCATGTTCTGAGCCAGCCGGTTCTCGATGACTCCGGCGATCACAGGGTATTCGCTGTCGATCTGCGCTTCGCGCTGCAGCAGAGAGGCGATCACCGCCGTCCGCAAAGCGTTGTCCTTATCGTTCAGAAGCGCGCCGAAACGGGCATACCACGCCGCCGACGCCTGTCTGACAAGCTCCGGCAGAGATGCCTCCGTCAGGGAATAGGTCTCGGGCAAAAGGAACGCGGCGCGTCCTTCGGCGGCGTCGGGCAAAATGCGGCGCATGGCCGCGGGGAAGTTGTCGAGGTCATTCAGGGCCGCTTTCTGCGCTTCGTCGCTCCCCAGCGAAAAAGGCTTTTGCGGCAGCGCGCCGGGAACGATGATCGCGCTGAAGTACGAAGGCGCGCTGCTGCTCAGCTGTTCAGCGACATACCAGGAAGGGCCGGAAGATATGTGATACCCCCCGGCGCGAAGCGAACGATCGGCGCCTTTCCTGCCGAGCCAGTACAGCAGATTGCGGCGGTCGGCAACGAGGTCCTCTTCGGCGATCCTTTGTGCGAAGTGGCGCAGAGATTCTCCCTCTTTCAGGAAGAGCTGAGCCGTCTTTTCGTTCTTATGGAACGGCATGACGAAGACGTCTTTCCACTGCGAAGGCTTCCAGCGATACACGGCGGCGGCGCCGACAAAAGCGAGCGCAAGGACTGCAAGGATTTTTTTCATCGCGGCGCCTGCCTTTATACGATCATCATGGCGTCCCCGAACGAAAAGAAGCGATATCGTTCCTTCACCGCTTCGGCGTACGCTTTCATGGTCAGGTCATAGCCCGCAAAGGCCGCAACCAGCATCACCAACGTGCTCTTGGGAAGATGAAAATTCGTGATCAGCGCGTCCACGACCTTGTATTCGAACCCAGGATAGATGAACAGCTCCGTTTCCAGCACGCCCGGATGAAGCCCCCCAGAGGCGGCGGCCATGCCTTCGAGCGTCCTCACCACGGTCGTGCCGAGGGCGACGACGCGCCCGCCGTTCTTCTTGGCCATGACGATCTTGTCATAGGCATCCTGCGGGATCACGCAGTGTTCGGCATGCATATGATGCCTTCGAATATCCTCCGTTTTGACGGGGCGGAACGTTCCCAGCCCGACTTCGAGCGTAATGTCGGCGATCGTCACGCCGCGCTTGGCGACTTTCCGAAGCAGCTCTCGAGTAAAATGGAGGCCGGCCGTCGGCGCCGCCGCAGAACGGGGATCCTTCGCATAAACGGTCTGATAATCCTCGGGGCGCGACGAGCGCTCATGAATATAAGGGGGCAGCGGCATCGAGCCGTTTGCCTCGGCCAGAGCGCGCACATCGCAGTCGGCGGGGAAAACGACGCGGCGCACGCCGTCTTCGCTTTTGACGGCGTCGATTGTGACCACGACGTCGCCGTCAAGGCGCACCCGCGATCCCTCGGGCAGCTTGCGGCCGGGGCGAACCAGAGCCTCCCAGCATTTTTCGCCGTCGTCCTCCGGACGCAGCAGAAGGACCTCCACCTGGGCGCTGCCGTTGACCTTCACGCCTCCGACGCGCGCGGCCATAACGCGCGTGTCGTTGCGCACAAGGACATCGCCGGGGCGAAGCCATTGGAGAACATCGTGGAAATGCTGGTGAAACAGCTTCCCGTCCGC
This sequence is a window from Pyramidobacter sp. YE332. Protein-coding genes within it:
- a CDS encoding GTPase, coding for MEEKKRCPGCGAVFQSVDENLPGYLVPGKNPDEGVLCKRCFQMKHYGVYRKALLADPGIQKDIRARALGAAALFLVLDVSRPEISLPDLDWAESMKKPVFVIANKIDLLEPWTTRKDVLQWLSERTGVRQEQILLVSAQNRGDMAELRRHIEETFDADDRLLFAGAANVGKSTLLGALLKNEVPTVSRLPGTTVGLTEYRMANGPVLVDAPGLKGEDPFVPVLCPDCLAALSPKKVFQSSIEVLKTGQTVFWGGLAQLTVADAGERGWVRLGIFAPDSVTIHRTREERIDGLMKDHVGELLVPPCRKCAAKLRTQSWREEEFRIRPEEDLVVPGIGWVALYSGACTAKLRAPAFVKGVRRPWLIPSPARRLQGKKKY
- the mltG gene encoding endolytic transglycosylase MltG codes for the protein MKKILAVLALAFVGAAAVYRWKPSQWKDVFVMPFHKNEKTAQLFLKEGESLRHFAQRIAEEDLVADRRNLLYWLGRKGADRSLRAGGYHISSGPSWYVAEQLSSSAPSYFSAIIVPGALPQKPFSLGSDEAQKAALNDLDNFPAAMRRILPDAAEGRAAFLLPETYSLTEASLPELVRQASAAWYARFGALLNDKDNALRTAVIASLLQREAQIDSEYPVIAGVIENRLAQNMLLQIDASVVYAWYLQKGETLKRVLFKHLEVDSPYNTYKSAGLPPLPVCVPSPQAWESALAPEKNDFLYYVARGDGSHRFAKTEAEHQKNVLLYRKSK
- the queA gene encoding tRNA preQ1(34) S-adenosylmethionine ribosyltransferase-isomerase QueA is translated as MTQRDFFDINTYDYELPPELIAQKPADPRDRCRLLTVRRADGKLFHQHFHDVLQWLRPGDVLVRNDTRVMAARVGGVKVNGSAQVEVLLLRPEDDGEKCWEALVRPGRKLPEGSRVRLDGDVVVTIDAVKSEDGVRRVVFPADCDVRALAEANGSMPLPPYIHERSSRPEDYQTVYAKDPRSAAAPTAGLHFTRELLRKVAKRGVTIADITLEVGLGTFRPVKTEDIRRHHMHAEHCVIPQDAYDKIVMAKKNGGRVVALGTTVVRTLEGMAAASGGLHPGVLETELFIYPGFEYKVVDALITNFHLPKSTLVMLVAAFAGYDLTMKAYAEAVKERYRFFSFGDAMMIV